From a region of the Litorilinea aerophila genome:
- a CDS encoding N-acyl-D-amino-acid deacylase family protein has product MFDLLIRNGTIIDGSGARRYQADVGIQGDTIAQIGDLREAPAHRTIDAAGKVVAPGFVDVHNHSDAWLLKTPHLVSKTAQGFTTEVIMADGISYAPVNAHTVRPWIYYLRALNALRQEEYTGWESLADYMATLAGRNVQNSIPHIPYANVRALVCGFGPAAPDDFQRRAIVAEIERGMEAGAVGLSTGLDYIVQCFASTDELVEACRPLAASQGLYVTHMRYKVGILRALEEAVEIGKRAGVPVHISHLKGGSPELTQAILDYIDRVAVNEVDFSFDVYPYMPGSTMLNYLLPYEVWVEGPLGVLPRLADPQVRAHFAQGLAFLDLEETYIAWVASKENSHHQGKSVAQYVDEVGRSPADALADLLIEENLAVLLVMHQGEDALIDPFLAHPCYMMGSDGIYHEDGGIHPRQYGSAPRLLGPCVREKGLFSLEEAIHKLSGRPAARFGLTRRGQVQEGWFADITIFDPEIIQDRATYGDPHQLPVGMEHVIVNGVPVIQHGAPVEPLPDPLPGRTLRFRG; this is encoded by the coding sequence GTGTTCGACCTACTCATCCGCAACGGTACCATCATCGACGGCAGCGGCGCCCGGCGCTACCAGGCCGACGTGGGCATCCAGGGGGACACCATCGCCCAGATCGGCGATCTGCGGGAAGCGCCGGCCCATCGGACCATCGACGCCGCCGGCAAGGTCGTGGCGCCCGGCTTTGTGGACGTCCACAACCACTCCGACGCCTGGCTGCTCAAGACGCCCCACCTGGTCTCTAAGACGGCCCAGGGCTTCACCACCGAGGTGATCATGGCCGACGGCATCTCCTACGCGCCGGTCAACGCCCACACGGTCCGCCCCTGGATCTACTACCTGCGCGCCCTCAACGCCCTGCGCCAGGAGGAGTACACCGGCTGGGAGAGCCTGGCCGACTACATGGCCACCCTGGCCGGCCGCAACGTCCAGAACAGCATCCCCCACATCCCCTACGCCAACGTGCGCGCCCTGGTCTGTGGCTTCGGCCCCGCCGCGCCCGATGACTTCCAGCGCCGGGCCATCGTGGCCGAAATTGAACGGGGGATGGAGGCCGGCGCGGTGGGCCTTTCCACCGGCCTGGACTACATTGTCCAATGCTTCGCCAGTACCGACGAACTGGTGGAAGCCTGCCGTCCCCTGGCCGCCAGTCAGGGGCTCTACGTGACCCACATGCGCTACAAGGTGGGTATCCTGCGCGCCCTGGAGGAGGCAGTGGAGATCGGCAAACGGGCCGGGGTGCCGGTCCACATCTCTCACCTCAAGGGCGGTAGCCCCGAGCTCACCCAGGCCATCCTGGACTACATCGACCGGGTCGCGGTCAACGAGGTGGACTTCTCCTTCGACGTCTACCCTTACATGCCGGGCTCGACCATGCTCAACTACCTGCTGCCTTACGAAGTATGGGTGGAGGGTCCTCTGGGTGTGCTGCCCCGGCTGGCGGATCCCCAGGTCCGGGCCCACTTTGCCCAGGGCCTGGCCTTCCTGGACCTGGAAGAGACTTACATCGCCTGGGTGGCCAGCAAAGAGAACAGCCACCACCAGGGCAAAAGCGTGGCCCAGTATGTGGATGAGGTGGGGCGATCGCCGGCCGACGCGCTGGCGGATCTGCTCATCGAGGAGAACCTGGCCGTGCTGCTGGTCATGCACCAGGGGGAGGATGCCCTCATCGACCCCTTCCTGGCCCACCCCTGCTACATGATGGGCAGCGACGGCATCTACCACGAAGACGGCGGGATCCATCCCCGGCAGTACGGATCTGCCCCACGGCTGCTGGGCCCGTGCGTGCGGGAGAAGGGCCTCTTCAGCCTGGAGGAGGCGATCCACAAGCTGAGCGGCCGTCCGGCGGCGCGCTTCGGCCTGACGCGGCGGGGCCAGGTGCAGGAAGGTTGGTTCGCCGATATCACCATCTTCGATCCGGAGATCATCCAGGACCGGGCCACCTACGGTGATCCCCATCAGCTCCCGGTGGGTATGGAGCACGTGATCGTCAACGGCGTGCCCGTCATCCAGCATGGCGCGCCGGTAGAGCCGCTGCCCGATCCCCTGCCTGGCCGCACCCTGCGTTTTCGGGGGTGA
- the hisB gene encoding imidazoleglycerol-phosphate dehydratase HisB, with the protein MTRTAQIVRTTRETQIELTLALDGRGQADIQTGIGFLDHMLTLLAGHGLFDLTVRAQGDLHIDEHHTAEDTFICLGQALDQALGDRRGIVRTAHSYVPMDEALALVAVDLGGRPYCVFDAQFVTPRLGQLGTDLLFHLFESLAIHGRMNLHARVLYGRNDHHKAEALFKGLARALDGATRLDPRRQDVPSTKGTLTA; encoded by the coding sequence GTGACCCGGACTGCGCAGATTGTCCGCACCACCCGTGAGACCCAAATTGAGTTGACCCTGGCCCTGGATGGCCGGGGGCAGGCCGACATCCAGACAGGTATCGGCTTTCTGGACCACATGTTGACCCTGCTGGCCGGCCACGGGCTCTTCGACCTGACGGTCCGGGCCCAGGGCGACCTGCACATCGACGAGCACCACACCGCCGAGGATACCTTCATCTGCCTGGGCCAGGCCCTGGACCAGGCGCTGGGTGACCGTCGGGGCATTGTGCGCACGGCCCACAGCTATGTCCCCATGGACGAGGCCCTGGCCCTGGTGGCGGTGGACCTGGGCGGCCGTCCCTATTGTGTTTTCGATGCCCAGTTTGTCACCCCTCGGCTGGGCCAGTTGGGCACCGACCTGCTCTTCCACCTCTTCGAGAGCCTGGCCATCCATGGCCGCATGAACCTCCACGCCCGGGTACTCTACGGGCGCAACGACCACCACAAGGCCGAGGCCCTCTTCAAGGGCCTGGCCCGGGCCCTGGACGGCGCCACCCGCCTGGATCCTCGACGCCAGGATGTGCCCAGCACCAAGGGCACCCTGACGGCCTGA
- the rsmI gene encoding 16S rRNA (cytidine(1402)-2'-O)-methyltransferase has translation MTDNPTPSSATLYLVATPIGNLGDITLRALETLRQVDFVASEDTRKTGRLLQHFDIQKPQIAFHEHNEAQAGARILALLQEGKSVALVTNAGTPGISDPGFTLVRKVVEAQQAGADIGLTMIPGPSALVMALVLSGLPVHSFTFRGFPPRKPGPRRRFLAVDKDSPHTLIFYESPYRLLAFLADALEIYGDRPAAVANDLTKLYESVLRGTLSSLHEELSGTRLRGEYVVIIHGAQEPRAT, from the coding sequence ATGACCGACAACCCCACGCCCAGCAGCGCAACCCTCTATCTGGTGGCCACGCCCATCGGCAACCTGGGGGACATCACCCTACGTGCCCTGGAGACCCTGCGCCAGGTGGACTTCGTGGCCAGTGAAGATACCCGTAAGACGGGCCGTCTGCTTCAACATTTCGATATCCAGAAGCCCCAGATTGCCTTTCACGAGCACAACGAGGCCCAGGCCGGCGCCCGCATCCTGGCACTGCTGCAGGAGGGCAAATCGGTGGCCCTGGTGACCAACGCTGGCACGCCCGGCATCTCCGACCCGGGCTTCACCCTGGTGCGCAAAGTGGTGGAGGCCCAACAGGCTGGCGCCGACATCGGCCTGACCATGATCCCGGGCCCCAGCGCCCTGGTGATGGCCCTGGTTCTCTCGGGCCTGCCAGTACACAGCTTCACCTTCCGGGGCTTCCCGCCCCGCAAGCCGGGCCCCCGCCGGCGCTTTCTGGCCGTGGACAAGGATTCCCCCCACACCCTCATCTTCTACGAAAGCCCCTACCGGCTGCTGGCTTTCCTGGCCGATGCACTGGAGATTTACGGCGACCGTCCGGCTGCGGTGGCCAACGACCTGACCAAGCTGTATGAAAGTGTTCTGCGCGGCACCCTCTCCTCACTACACGAAGAACTCTCCGGAACCCGCCTGCGGGGCGAGTACGTGGTGATTATCCACGGCGCGCAGGAGCCCAGAGCGACCTGA
- the hisC gene encoding histidinol-phosphate transaminase, with protein sequence MSDFHPQQYLRPHIREMEEYTPIQPFEVLSKRLGIPAARIVKLDANENPYGPVPGVAEALAEYPFYHIYPDPQQEELRAALSRFVGVPAEHILPTHGADEMLDYLCRLFLGPGDRVINCPPTFGMYSFDAGLVGAQVVEVWRRHDHSVDVDGIERAVQEAQADTFPRLLFLTSPNNPSGTWLPDEDLRRLLALPLLVVLDEAYVEFADHPSRAPWVLEHENLVVLRTFSKAAGIAGLRLGYGICPAWLMAQLWKFKQPYNVNVAATVAGLASLRHVDQILEVVGRLKAERERLLAGLQQVPYLRPYPSQANFILCDVVGLDALALKQALEQRGVLVRHYNKPGLANCIRISVGRPDQTDRLLEELHSLALETR encoded by the coding sequence ATGAGCGACTTCCACCCACAACAATATCTGCGCCCCCACATCCGGGAGATGGAGGAGTATACCCCCATCCAACCCTTCGAAGTGTTGAGCAAACGCCTGGGCATCCCGGCTGCCCGCATTGTAAAACTGGACGCCAACGAGAACCCCTACGGTCCCGTTCCCGGGGTGGCCGAGGCCCTGGCCGAGTATCCCTTCTACCACATCTACCCGGATCCCCAGCAGGAAGAACTGCGCGCGGCCCTGAGCCGGTTCGTGGGCGTGCCCGCGGAACACATCCTGCCCACCCACGGCGCCGACGAAATGCTGGACTACCTCTGCCGCCTCTTCCTGGGGCCAGGCGACCGGGTGATCAACTGCCCGCCCACCTTCGGCATGTACAGCTTCGACGCCGGCCTGGTGGGCGCGCAGGTGGTGGAAGTGTGGCGACGGCACGACCACAGCGTGGACGTGGACGGCATCGAACGGGCCGTGCAAGAGGCGCAGGCCGACACCTTCCCCCGCCTGCTCTTCCTCACTTCACCCAACAACCCTTCCGGCACCTGGCTGCCCGACGAAGATCTGCGCCGGCTATTGGCTTTGCCCCTGCTGGTGGTGCTGGACGAGGCCTACGTGGAGTTCGCCGACCACCCCAGCCGGGCGCCCTGGGTGCTGGAGCACGAGAACCTGGTGGTGCTGCGCACCTTCAGCAAGGCCGCGGGCATTGCCGGCCTGCGCCTGGGCTACGGCATCTGCCCGGCCTGGCTCATGGCCCAACTCTGGAAGTTTAAGCAGCCCTACAACGTCAACGTGGCCGCCACCGTGGCCGGCCTGGCCAGCCTCCGCCATGTGGACCAGATCCTGGAGGTGGTGGGGCGCCTCAAGGCGGAGCGGGAACGGCTCCTGGCCGGCCTGCAGCAGGTGCCTTACCTGCGCCCCTATCCTTCCCAGGCCAACTTCATCCTGTGCGACGTGGTGGGGCTGGATGCCCTGGCCCTGAAGCAGGCCCTGGAGCAGCGGGGCGTGCTGGTGCGCCACTACAACAAGCCCGGCCTGGCCAACTGCATCCGCATCTCCGTGGGGCGTCCGGACCAGACCGACCGGCTGCTGGAAGAGCTACACAGCCTGGCCCTTGAAACACGCTGA
- a CDS encoding potassium channel family protein yields MTKAREKWLHFLNRLNPLGTEQVRPPRRETEHGEAVLPYPAAKKGKTNEYVVIGLGRFGTSVAKTLVSYGRNVLAIDSDYNRVQELSTSLPHVIQLDATNYEALKQAGVDEFDTGLVCIGTDFESNVLATVLLNRLGVQRVIAKARTRTQKEILLRVGADEVILPEHEAGVRLARKLAAGHFIDYLEVSNDVGIVELVAPSSFWGHTFAELALRQRYGLTAMAVRRGSELIVSPSANFRIEPNDILVVLGKIEDAERLNQ; encoded by the coding sequence ATGACCAAGGCACGTGAAAAGTGGCTCCATTTTTTGAACCGCCTGAATCCCCTGGGCACGGAGCAGGTGCGCCCCCCGCGCCGGGAAACGGAACACGGCGAGGCTGTCCTCCCCTACCCCGCGGCCAAAAAGGGCAAAACCAACGAATATGTGGTCATCGGCCTGGGGCGTTTTGGCACCTCCGTGGCCAAGACCCTGGTCAGCTACGGGCGCAACGTATTGGCCATCGACAGCGACTACAACCGGGTGCAGGAGTTGAGCACCTCCCTCCCCCACGTCATCCAGCTGGATGCCACCAACTACGAAGCCCTTAAACAGGCCGGCGTGGACGAGTTCGACACAGGGCTGGTCTGCATTGGCACCGACTTCGAGAGCAACGTCCTGGCCACGGTGCTGCTGAACCGGCTGGGCGTGCAGCGGGTCATCGCCAAGGCCCGCACCCGCACCCAGAAGGAGATCCTGCTCCGGGTGGGCGCGGATGAAGTCATCCTGCCTGAGCACGAAGCGGGGGTGCGCCTGGCCCGCAAGCTGGCCGCCGGGCACTTCATTGATTACCTGGAAGTCAGCAACGACGTGGGCATCGTGGAGCTGGTGGCGCCTTCCAGCTTCTGGGGGCATACCTTTGCCGAGCTGGCCCTGCGCCAGCGCTACGGCCTCACCGCCATGGCCGTGCGCCGGGGGTCAGAGCTCATCGTCAGCCCCAGCGCCAACTTCCGCATCGAGCCCAACGACATCCTGGTGGTGCTGGGCAAGATCGAAGATGCCGAGCGATTGAATCAGTAG
- the hisD gene encoding histidinol dehydrogenase — MDVSTARRTILRRPAWDEIQVPDQVLDRNQALFGERLTPDEAVRRILADVRTRGDEALRAWTARLDGVEVPNPVVDGAAIQAAYDQVEPSVVDALRVAARRIEAFHRRQPALSWIHNDHEGTVGQLVRPIERVGVYIPGGTAPLPSSLLMTAIPARVAGVPHVAVITPPQRESGLPHPATLVAADIAGVDVVYAAGGAQAIGALAFGTESVRRVDKICGPGNLYVTLAKRQVFGLVGIDGLPGPTETVVIADEHANPELAAADLLAQAEHDILACAILLTPSRPLAEAVQAAVLHQMEELERSETIQGSLARGSGIVVTENLDQAFELANEYAPEHLCLLVADPWRHLEQVRHAGGVFLGEGSFEVLGDYVAGPSHVMPTGGTARFASPINVNDFVKIVSIVGLNAQALAAIGPAAATLAHAEGLTGHAAAVRRRLQDESPK; from the coding sequence ATGGATGTGAGCACGGCCCGGCGCACCATCCTGCGCCGGCCGGCATGGGATGAGATCCAGGTTCCCGATCAGGTCCTGGACCGCAACCAGGCGCTCTTCGGCGAACGCCTGACGCCCGACGAAGCGGTGCGCCGCATCCTGGCCGATGTGCGGACCCGGGGCGACGAAGCCCTCCGGGCGTGGACAGCCCGGCTGGATGGGGTGGAGGTGCCGAACCCGGTGGTGGATGGAGCGGCCATCCAGGCGGCCTACGACCAGGTGGAGCCGTCGGTGGTGGACGCGTTGCGGGTTGCGGCCCGGCGCATCGAGGCCTTCCACCGGCGCCAACCGGCCCTGAGCTGGATCCACAACGACCATGAGGGCACCGTGGGCCAACTGGTGCGCCCCATCGAACGGGTGGGCGTCTACATCCCAGGCGGCACCGCGCCCCTGCCCAGCTCCCTGCTCATGACGGCCATCCCGGCCCGGGTGGCCGGCGTGCCCCATGTGGCCGTCATCACCCCGCCCCAGCGAGAGAGCGGCCTGCCCCACCCGGCCACCCTGGTGGCGGCGGACATCGCCGGTGTGGATGTGGTCTACGCGGCCGGGGGCGCCCAGGCCATCGGCGCCCTGGCCTTCGGCACCGAAAGCGTCCGGCGGGTGGATAAGATCTGCGGCCCCGGCAACCTCTACGTCACCCTGGCCAAGCGCCAGGTCTTCGGCCTGGTGGGCATTGATGGCCTGCCCGGCCCCACGGAGACGGTGGTCATCGCCGACGAGCACGCCAACCCTGAGCTGGCCGCGGCGGACCTGCTGGCCCAGGCCGAGCACGACATCCTGGCCTGTGCCATCCTCCTGACTCCCAGCCGCCCCCTGGCAGAGGCTGTCCAGGCGGCGGTCCTCCACCAGATGGAAGAGCTGGAACGCAGCGAGACCATCCAGGGCTCCCTGGCCCGGGGCAGCGGGATTGTGGTCACCGAAAACCTGGACCAGGCCTTCGAGCTGGCCAACGAGTATGCGCCGGAGCACCTCTGCCTGCTGGTGGCGGATCCCTGGCGTCACCTGGAGCAGGTACGCCACGCCGGGGGTGTCTTCCTGGGTGAAGGCAGCTTCGAGGTGTTGGGTGACTACGTGGCCGGCCCCAGCCACGTGATGCCCACCGGCGGCACCGCCCGCTTTGCCAGCCCCATCAACGTCAACGACTTTGTGAAAATTGTCAGCATCGTCGGGCTCAACGCCCAGGCCCTGGCGGCCATCGGCCCGGCGGCAGCCACCCTGGCCCATGCCGAAGGATTGACCGGCCACGCCGCGGCCGTTCGCCGCCGCCTTCAGGATGAAAGTCCGAAATGA
- a CDS encoding alpha-ketoacid dehydrogenase subunit beta gives MTYLAAIREALQEEMRRDPNVLILGEDVGGTFGGAFKVTQGFAEEFGDRRVMNMPLAELAFVSAATGMALMGLRPVVEIQFADFITTAFDSIVQFAATNYYRWQAPVPWVIRAPADGGIRSGPFHSQNPEAWFVHTPGLKVVAPGTPADAKGLLIAAIRDNNPVIYLESKTLYRSLKGPVPAGEYVVPIGQARLAREGEHLSIITYGTQLRESLAAAERLAQEGIEAEVLDLRTLKPLDREAILQTVRKTGKILIVHSANRLAGVGAELAAQIAEDAFEWLDAPIRRLGGADTPIPFSPPLEDAYRPDAEKIYRLARELAAY, from the coding sequence ATGACCTACCTGGCTGCCATCCGGGAAGCCCTGCAGGAGGAGATGCGCCGGGACCCCAACGTGCTGATCCTGGGCGAGGATGTGGGGGGCACTTTCGGTGGCGCCTTCAAGGTGACCCAGGGCTTTGCCGAGGAGTTTGGCGACCGCCGGGTGATGAACATGCCCCTGGCAGAGCTGGCCTTTGTCAGCGCGGCCACCGGCATGGCCCTCATGGGCCTGCGGCCGGTGGTGGAGATCCAGTTCGCCGACTTCATCACCACCGCCTTCGACAGCATTGTCCAGTTCGCCGCCACCAACTACTACCGCTGGCAGGCTCCGGTGCCCTGGGTCATCCGCGCGCCGGCGGACGGCGGCATCCGCTCCGGTCCTTTCCACAGCCAGAACCCGGAAGCGTGGTTCGTCCACACGCCGGGGCTGAAGGTGGTGGCGCCGGGCACGCCCGCCGACGCCAAAGGGCTGCTCATCGCCGCCATTCGGGACAACAACCCGGTCATCTACCTGGAGAGCAAGACCCTCTACCGCAGCCTGAAGGGGCCCGTGCCGGCCGGCGAGTACGTGGTGCCCATCGGCCAGGCCCGCCTGGCCCGGGAGGGGGAACACCTCTCCATCATCACCTACGGCACCCAGCTCCGGGAATCCCTGGCCGCGGCAGAACGGCTGGCTCAGGAGGGCATCGAGGCCGAGGTGCTGGACCTGCGCACCCTCAAGCCCCTGGACCGGGAGGCCATTCTCCAGACCGTGCGCAAGACGGGCAAGATCCTGATCGTCCACTCGGCCAACCGCCTGGCCGGCGTGGGGGCAGAGCTGGCCGCGCAGATCGCGGAGGACGCCTTTGAGTGGCTGGACGCGCCCATTCGGCGTCTGGGCGGGGCAGACACACCCATCCCCTTCAGCCCGCCCCTGGAGGACGCCTATCGCCCTGACGCGGAAAAGATCTACCGCCTGGCCAGGGAGCTGGCAGCGTATTAG
- a CDS encoding ABC transporter substrate-binding protein produces MFKKQYWLLAVLLILSLLIGACSGPAPAAEAPAGSGAAGQAAAPAQVAAGSSQLPVDVPRQDLFVMDQIFRYSVIDNYNFWINGPHEPHRHALMMETLWIRDQETGERINDVAASGPVYNDDFTQMDVQLRDNIYWSDGVQFTADDLIYTVELLKSNPSLNKAGWSTQLNQFMESVEKTGDFSVRFHLTGPNPRFHNLFEARWNGIYMMPKHIFEEVEDPATFNFSPPVVLGAYVPVESDPNGYWELFKLREDWERTPAGIVVGEPGPPYVLTIFYGDSAKKAIAMSRGELDVYFDADIEAFETTLDTTPTARSWYTDFPWAYPNEVSTRQLTFNLDNPLYANKDVRWALALALNIVELQTEYIGGVAKVTPVHIPPTSTLTRIYLDPLEEWLQNLEIEIEPGVMYKPYDPTVPDQIAAWAESQGYQVPGTPREVFGTGWWKHDPEVAERLLLKHGFSRDGNGKWLTPDGEPWVINLISPPDENDAFRMANAAADMWSDFGIDVNLQGLERSVWDQNNFVGQFDVTTPWHSMALASGDIWPESRGLHPQYYVPAPEDHRSLGGSNVGRVNDPRIGELLDAMQAVNPDSEENFELGREFLKHWIENMYDITAISFKKFVTWDERYWTGFPTAENPTYMPLYWFQGGKFPIQDLDPVGQ; encoded by the coding sequence ATGTTCAAGAAGCAATATTGGCTGCTGGCTGTGCTGCTGATACTCAGCCTGCTCATCGGCGCCTGCTCCGGGCCCGCCCCTGCGGCGGAAGCCCCGGCCGGGAGCGGTGCAGCCGGGCAGGCGGCGGCCCCGGCACAGGTCGCCGCAGGCAGCTCCCAGCTCCCCGTGGATGTGCCACGTCAGGATCTGTTCGTTATGGACCAGATCTTCCGTTACAGCGTCATCGACAACTACAACTTCTGGATCAACGGTCCGCATGAGCCCCATCGCCATGCCCTGATGATGGAAACCCTCTGGATCCGGGATCAGGAGACCGGTGAACGCATCAACGACGTCGCGGCTTCTGGGCCAGTCTACAATGACGACTTCACCCAGATGGACGTGCAGCTGCGCGACAATATCTACTGGAGCGACGGCGTTCAGTTCACGGCAGACGACCTGATCTATACCGTTGAATTGCTCAAGTCAAACCCCAGCCTCAACAAGGCGGGCTGGTCCACCCAGTTGAACCAATTCATGGAATCGGTGGAAAAGACCGGCGACTTCAGCGTACGCTTCCACCTGACCGGCCCCAACCCCCGCTTCCACAACCTCTTCGAAGCCCGCTGGAACGGCATCTACATGATGCCCAAACACATCTTTGAAGAGGTGGAAGATCCGGCCACCTTCAACTTCAGCCCGCCGGTGGTGTTGGGCGCCTATGTGCCTGTTGAGAGCGATCCCAACGGCTACTGGGAGCTCTTCAAGCTGCGTGAAGACTGGGAGCGCACCCCTGCCGGTATCGTCGTCGGTGAACCGGGTCCTCCCTATGTGCTCACCATCTTCTATGGCGACAGCGCCAAGAAGGCCATCGCCATGTCCCGGGGTGAGCTGGATGTCTACTTCGACGCGGACATTGAGGCCTTCGAAACCACCCTGGACACTACGCCCACTGCCCGGTCCTGGTACACGGACTTCCCCTGGGCCTACCCCAACGAGGTCTCGACTCGCCAGCTGACCTTCAACTTGGACAACCCGCTCTATGCCAACAAGGACGTGCGCTGGGCCCTGGCCCTGGCCCTGAACATCGTGGAGCTACAGACCGAATACATCGGTGGCGTGGCCAAAGTGACACCGGTGCATATCCCGCCCACCTCCACCCTCACCCGGATTTACCTGGATCCGCTGGAGGAGTGGCTGCAGAACCTGGAGATTGAGATCGAACCGGGCGTGATGTACAAGCCCTACGACCCGACCGTGCCTGACCAGATTGCAGCCTGGGCCGAATCGCAAGGGTACCAGGTGCCCGGCACGCCCCGGGAAGTCTTTGGCACCGGCTGGTGGAAGCACGATCCTGAGGTTGCTGAACGGCTGCTCCTCAAGCACGGCTTCAGCCGGGATGGCAACGGCAAATGGCTCACGCCAGACGGCGAACCCTGGGTTATCAACCTGATCTCGCCGCCGGACGAGAACGATGCCTTCCGTATGGCCAACGCCGCCGCCGACATGTGGAGCGACTTCGGCATCGACGTCAACCTGCAGGGGCTGGAGCGAAGCGTCTGGGATCAGAACAACTTCGTCGGCCAGTTTGACGTGACCACGCCGTGGCACAGCATGGCCCTGGCCTCCGGTGACATCTGGCCCGAGAGCCGCGGCCTGCACCCCCAATACTACGTGCCGGCGCCTGAGGATCACCGCTCCCTGGGTGGTAGTAATGTGGGCCGCGTCAACGATCCTCGCATCGGCGAGCTGCTGGACGCCATGCAGGCCGTGAATCCAGATAGCGAGGAGAACTTCGAGCTCGGCCGCGAGTTCCTCAAGCACTGGATCGAGAACATGTACGACATTACCGCCATTTCCTTCAAGAAGTTTGTCACCTGGGATGAGCGCTACTGGACCGGGTTCCCCACGGCGGAGAATCCCACCTACATGCCGCTCTACTGGTTCCAGGGTGGCAAGTTCCCCATTCAGGATCTGGATCCTGTAGGCCAGTAA
- a CDS encoding ABC transporter permease produces the protein MTLFKEYILPRLVQWILVIFIGVTVTFLIPRLSPVNPVDQALGRMTAFQTLSPEATLELRQSLLDLYGLEGSLLDQYLNFWKRVLRADLGPSFTSFPMTVNAIIGNAIWWTVGLLGTTVVLSWILGVILGGLAGYFRNRWWSQLLENTLIIIYPIPYYIVAFVLLMIFAYYFPIFPLVGGARGTPSFSWSYLSSLLEHAFLPALSIILGATAFRFIMSKALASTEVSSDYVQYAEMASLPRRRILFSYVLRNTMLPQVTDLGLSLGAIFEGALITEFVFGYPGLGSALYVAIVSADYNLIMGIALLSIFGIATASLLVDLTYPLLDPRVRYR, from the coding sequence ATGACGTTATTCAAAGAGTACATTTTGCCCCGACTTGTCCAGTGGATCCTGGTCATTTTCATCGGGGTCACGGTTACCTTCCTCATTCCGCGTCTCTCGCCGGTTAATCCGGTCGACCAGGCCCTCGGCCGCATGACGGCCTTTCAGACCCTCAGCCCCGAGGCTACATTGGAGTTGCGCCAATCCCTGCTGGATCTGTATGGTCTGGAGGGCTCGTTGCTGGACCAGTACCTCAACTTCTGGAAACGGGTCCTGCGAGCCGACCTGGGCCCCTCCTTCACATCCTTTCCCATGACCGTCAACGCCATTATCGGCAACGCCATCTGGTGGACGGTGGGATTGTTGGGCACGACCGTCGTGCTCTCCTGGATCCTGGGAGTGATTCTGGGGGGATTGGCCGGCTATTTTCGCAATCGCTGGTGGTCCCAGCTTTTGGAAAATACGCTGATCATTATCTACCCCATCCCCTATTACATCGTGGCCTTCGTCCTGTTGATGATCTTCGCCTACTACTTCCCCATTTTCCCGCTGGTCGGTGGAGCACGGGGTACACCCAGCTTCTCTTGGAGCTACCTCAGCAGCCTGCTGGAGCATGCCTTCCTGCCGGCGCTGTCCATCATTCTTGGTGCCACCGCCTTCCGCTTCATCATGTCAAAGGCGCTGGCCAGCACCGAAGTGTCCAGCGACTACGTGCAGTATGCGGAGATGGCTTCTTTGCCCAGGCGCAGGATCCTCTTCTCCTATGTACTCCGCAACACCATGTTGCCCCAGGTGACGGATCTGGGCCTTTCCCTGGGTGCGATCTTTGAAGGCGCACTCATCACCGAGTTTGTATTTGGTTATCCGGGTCTTGGCAGCGCCCTCTACGTCGCCATTGTCTCTGCGGACTACAACCTGATCATGGGGATCGCCCTGCTCTCCATCTTTGGCATTGCCACGGCGTCCCTGCTGGTCGATCTCACCTATCCGCTCCTCGACCCGCGCGTTCGCTACCGATAG